From Tripterygium wilfordii isolate XIE 37 chromosome 13, ASM1340144v1, whole genome shotgun sequence, the proteins below share one genomic window:
- the LOC120011865 gene encoding condensin complex subunit 1 isoform X2 — protein MAPHFVFPQNLRALEEEQEDNRLYVQNATDFVSLRPSELEEFVKGVSFDLSDKELFCIEEQDVFDRVYSLIKGFSSLTRSCKLNLVESLRSNLTVLLPNVDMLSRSCQGQDDDGAMVLDRIMSHRNAFKIYTFFLLSIVLIEESYVTPSQSSKVAASNRKKQPPSSWNWELQRGRILNLIANSLEINLALLFGSSDLDENYLSFIVKNAFSMFENATLMKDSDTKDALCRIIGACGTKYHYTTQVCASIMHLVHKFDFLVTPIADAVTGAEKKYADTTLAATLVREIGRTNTKAYTKDTVGAENIGRFLVDLADRLPKFFSTNIGLLVPHFGGESYKIRNALVGVLGKLVAKAFNDVEGEVSSKSVRLRTKQAMLEILLERCRDVSAYTRSRVLQVWAELCEGNCVSIGLWNEVAAVAAGRLEDKSAIVRKAALNLLIMMLQHNPFGPQLRIVSFEATLEQYKKKLSDLEPAKAAENGTDDLQSDNETCDGDGEVDNENGEGTVKELQDSLTDSCLPQVEGTSKKDSSVPDLGNLEQTRALVASLEAGLRFSRCISATMPTLVQLMASSSATDVENTILLLMRCKQFQIEGAEACLRKMLPLVFSQDKSIYEAVENAFITIYVRKNPIETAKNLLNLAVDSNIGDLAAVEFIVGALVSKGDISASMISALWDFFCFNVSGTTAEQSRGALTILCMAAKSSTGILGSHLQDIIDIGFGRWAKVEPLLARTACMAIQRLSEEDRKRLLLTNGSRLFGVLESLIIGLCLPDSIWYAAADKAISAIYTIHPSPEILAADIVRKSLNSVFESGGGDVSQNDVDSWSSSFLTIVRVEKLSRYLFVVSHVAMNQLLYIESCIRKIQKQKASTDKVAADDQNVLDNGTTHVNPPKENNINTELGVAASKDAILDSLSDRAEKEIISGGSSEKNLIGHCATFLSKLCRNISLMQKYPELQASAMLALCRFMTIDADFCGANLQLLFTVVESAPSEVVRSNCTISLGDLAVRFPNLLEPWTENMYLRLRDPSVSVRKNAVLVLSHLILNDMMKVKGYINEMAVRLEDEDDRISNLARLFFHELSKKGSNPIYNLLPDILGKLSNQDLKWDNFCSIMQFLIGSIKKDKQMEALVEKLCNRFIAVTDIIQWQYISYCLSQLAFTEKGMKKLIESFKTYEHVLSEDSVMDHFRNIINKSKKFAKPDLKVCIEEFEEKLDKFHMEKKEQEVTAKNAQIHQQKVGSVEGVVARNAVEADAESDITEDETDDEEAGPSMENMSQSTNDVSKSKPEESDECSGVSSEVAEPGDMEVQSPKVHMKGASKSRVKKSSTKNQMSGGISASTTTSRYTKSRKR, from the exons ATGGCTCCTCACTTCGTGTTTCCGCAAAACCTCAGAGCCCTAGAAGAGGAGCAGGAAGACAATCGCCTCTACGTCCAGAACGCTACCGACTTCGTTTCGCTCCGCCCTTCTGAACTCGAAGAATTTGTCAAAG GTGTATCCTTTGATCTCTCTGATAAAGAGCTCTTCTGCATTGAGGAGCAAGATGTCTTTGATCGCGTTTACTCATTGATTAAGGGCTTCTCTAGTCTCACCCGATCATGCAAGCTCAATCTTGTAGAGAGTCTTCGATCCAATCTCACTGTTCTTCTCCCGAATGTTGACATGCTCTCACGTAGTTGCCAAGGCCAGGATGATGATGGTGCTATGGTTTTGGATCGGATCATGTCGCATCGTAATGCTTTTAAGATATACACGTTCTTCCTTCTTAGCATTGTGCTCATTGAGGAGTCATATGTTACTCCCAGTCAAAGTTCAAAG GTGGCAGCAAGTAACAGGAAGAAACAGCCACCTAGCTCATGGAATTGGGAGTTGCAGAGGGGTCGGATACTTAACTTGATTGCTAATTCCCTAGAGATCAACCTTGCATTGCTCTTTGGGTCATCAGACTTGGACGAAAATTATTTGTCTTTCATCGTGAa aAATGCTTTCTCTATGTTTGAGAATGCAACACTAATGAAGGACTCGGATACAAAAGATGCCCTTTGTCGCATCATTGGGGCTTGTGGTACAAAATACCACTACACAACACAGGTTTGTGCATCCATCATGCACCTGGTtcacaaatttgattttcttgttacCCCCATTGCTGATGCTGTTACTGGGGCTGAAAAGAAGTATGCTGATACAACCCTAGCAGCAACTCTTGTAAGGGAGATTGGGCGTACCAACACAAAAGCCTATACTAAGGACACTGTTGGGGCTGAAAATATTGGGCGTTTTTTGGTGGACCTTGCTGATCGGCTGCCAAAGTTTTTCTCCACGAACATTGGACTGTTGGTCCCACACTTTGGTGGTGAATCTTACAAGATAAGGAATGCTCTTGTTGGAGTTTTGGGGAAGTTGGTTGCAAAGGCATTTAACGATGTTGAGGGAGAAGTGAGTTCTAAATCAGTTCGTCTCCGCACTAAGCAAGCCATGTTGGAAATCTTGCTTGAAAGATGTCGAGATGTTTCAGCTTATACTCGGAGTCGAGTCCTTCAAGTTTGGGCTGAGCTTTGTGAAGGGAATTGTGTTTCAATTGGATTGTGGAATGAGGTCGCAGCAGTTGCTGCTGGGAGGTTAGAGGATAAGAGTGCGATTGTTCGAAAAGCTGCATTAAATTTACTTATCATGATGTTGCAGCATAATCCATTTGGTCCACAACTTCGAATAGTTTCATTTGAAGCAACCTTGGAGCAATACAAGAAGAAGCTGAGTGATCTTGAACCAGCAAAAGCAGCAGAAAATGGTACTGATGATTTACAATCTGATAATGAAACCTGTGATGGAGATGGTGAGGTTGATAATGAAAATGGTGAAGGGACAGTTAAGGAGCTGCAAGACAGTTTAACTGATAGTTGTTTGCCTCAAGTAGAAGGAACCTCTAAGAAGGATAGTTCTGTGCCAGATCTTGGGAACTTGGAGCAGACCAGGGCCTTGGTTGCATCTCTTGAGGCTGGCTTGAGGTTTTCTAGGTGCATATCTGCCACCATGCCCACACTTGTTCAGTTGATGGCCTCATCTTCTGCAACAGATGTTGAAAACACAATTCTATTATTGATGAGATGCAAACAATTTCAAATTGAGGGTGCTGAAGCCTGCCTCCGTAAGATGTTACCACTG GTTTTTTCCCAGGATAAATCCATCTATGAAGCTGTTGAAAATGCCTTTATCACAATTTATGTAAGAAAAAATCCAATAGAAACTGCAAAGAATCTTTTGAATCTTGCGGTAGATTCAAATATAGGAGATCTGGCAGCTGTGGAATTTATTGTTGGTGCCTTGGTATCAAAAGGTGATATATCTGCCAGCATG ATATCAGCATTATGGGATTTCTTTTGCTTTAATGTCAGTGGAACCACTGCAGAACAGAGTCGAGGCGCTTTAACCATTCTTTGTATGGCGGCTAAATCATCCACTGGAATTCTTGGCTCTCATCTACAAGATATTATTGACATTGGTTTTGGTCGGTGGGCTAAAGTGGAACCTTTGCTTGCTAGAACAGCTTGCATGGCCATTCAGAGGCTATCTGAAGAGGACAGGAAAAGGTTGTTACTGACCAATGGTAGCCGGCTATTTGGTGTACTAGAAAGCCTAATTATTGGTCTCTGTCTTCCAGATTCCATATGGTATGCTGCTGCTGATAAAGCGATAAGTGCCATATATACAATTCATCCAAGCCCAGAAATCTTAGCTGCTGATATTGTTAGAAAATCTCTTAATTCTGTGTTTGAATCTGGTGGAGGGGATGTGTCACAGAATGATGTTGACAGCTGGAGCTCGAGCTTTCTTACCATAGTTCGAGTAGAAAAACTTAGTAGGTATTTGTTCGTGGTAAGTCATGTTGCTATGAACCAGTTGTTGTACATTGAATCTTGTATACGGAAGATTCAGAAACAAAAAGCTTCGACGGACAAAGTAGCTGCTGATGACCAAAATGTTCTTGATAATGGGACCACACATGTTAACCCACCAAAG GAGAATAATATTAATACCGAGTTAGGTGTTGCTGCCTCTAAAGATGCCATACTTGATTCACTCTCAGATAGAGCAGAGAAAGAAATTATTTCTGGTGGCTCCAGTGAGAAAAATTTGATAGGACACTGTGCGACTTTCCTGTCAAAGCTTTGTCGAAATATTAGTTTGATGCAAAAG TATCCAGAGCTTCAGGCATCTGCAATGCTTGCTCTCTGCAGATTTATGACTATTGATGCAGATTTTTG TGGAGCAAATCTTCAGCTTCTCTTTACTGTTGTGGAGAGTGCGCCATCTGAAGTGGTTCGTTCGAATTGTACCATTTCTCTTGGAGATTTGGCAGTTCGTTTCCCCAATCTTTTGGAGCCATGGACTGAGAACATGTATTTGCGATTAAGAGATCCTTCTGTTTCTGTTAGAAAGAATGCTGTCCTTGTACTTTCACATCTGATATTAAACGATATGATGAAG GTAAAAGGTTACATAAATGAAATGGCTGTACGATTAGAAGATGAGGATGACAGAATTTCAAATCTGGCTAGGCTTTTCTTTCACGAGTTGTCCAAGAAAG GAAGCAATCCTATATATAATTTGCTGCCAGATATTCTTGGCAAACTATCAAATCAAGATCTAAAGTGGGATAACTTCTGCAGCATCATGCAATTCTTAATTGGTTCAATAAAAAAG GACAAACAAATGGAGGCTCTTGTTGAAAAGCTGTGCAATAGGTTTATTGCAGTCACAG ATATTATACAATGGCAGTATATTTCTTACTGCCTCTCCCAGCTGGCATTTACTGAAAAGGGTATGAAAAAACTCATCGAGTCATTTAAGACATATGAACATGTCCTAAGTGAGGACTCAGTCATGGATCATTTTAGAAACATAATTAACAAG AGTAAAAAGTTTGCAAAACCGGACCTTAAAGTGTGTATTGAGGAGTTTGAGGAAAAGCTTGATAAGTTCCACATGGAAAAGAAGGAGCAAGAAGTAACAGCAAAAAATGCTCAAATTCATCAACAGAAGGTTGGTAGCGTTGAAGGTGTGGTAGCTAGAAATGCTGTAGAAGCTGATGCAGAATCTGATATTACTGAAG ATGAAACAGATGATGAAGAGGCTGGTCCTTCCATGGAAAACATGAGTCAGTCAACAAATGATGTGTCAAAATCTAAACCTGAGGAGTCAGATGAATGTTCTGGTGTTTCAAGTGAGGTGGCAGAACCAGGTGACATGGAAGTTCAGTCTCCAAAAGTTCATATGAAAG GGGCATCCAAATCCAGAGTTAAGAAAAGCAgcacaaaaaatcaaatgagTGGTGGCATTTCAGCATCCACTACTACTAGTAGATATACCAAGTCAAGGAAAAGGTAG